The genomic segment ACATAGTCGAAAAACGGATATGAAAAGAACCCTCTTCAATTAAAAAGAGGGCTCTTCAACAATTAAACTTGGTTGGCTTTCGCCGCTTCTTTTTCTGCTTCTTTTTCAAGAACGATTGCATCAATTTCTTTTTTCAATTCTTCGACCATCGTCGCTTCAGGTACTTTACGGATAATTTCTCCGTGGCGGAACAGAAGCCCTTCGTTACGTGCTCCGGCAATTCCGATATCCGCTTCACGTGCTTCACCAGGACCGTTGACGGCACAGCCGAGTACAGCAACTTTGATGTTGACTTGAATCTTATCGATATAATCCTCGATTTCTGCCGCAATCGCCATCAAGTCGATTTCAATCCGACCGCATGTTGGGCAAGAAATCAATGTCGCTGCGTTTGCTGCGAGACCAAATGATTTCAAGACTTCTTTTGCGACTTTTACTTCTTCGACCGGGTCAGCTGATAGTGAGACACGGACCGTGTTCCCGATACCACGTGAAAGAATCGCACCGAGACCGGCAGCGGATTTCAGTGAACCAGTGCGTAAAGGACCTGACTCCGTGATACCGACATGAAGTGGGTAGTCAAATGATTCAGATGCTAACTGATAAGCTTCAAGCGCAAGCTGAACGTCAGATGCTTTAAGCGAAACAATGATGTCATGGAAGTCAAGGTCTTCAAGAATCT from the Exiguobacterium oxidotolerans JCM 12280 genome contains:
- the ispG gene encoding flavodoxin-dependent (E)-4-hydroxy-3-methylbut-2-enyl-diphosphate synthase, with protein sequence MPKMVHRSKTRPVRVGDLVIGGNNEVIIQSMTTTKTHDVEATVAEILRLEEAGCQIVRVACPEERDALALAEIKSRINIPLVVDIHFNYKLALMAIEAGVDKIRINPGNIGRREKVEAVVTAAKAKNIPIRIGVNAGSLEKHILEKYGYPTARGMVESALHHIKILEDLDFHDIIVSLKASDVQLALEAYQLASESFDYPLHVGITESGPLRTGSLKSAAGLGAILSRGIGNTVRVSLSADPVEEVKVAKEVLKSFGLAANAATLISCPTCGRIEIDLMAIAAEIEDYIDKIQVNIKVAVLGCAVNGPGEAREADIGIAGARNEGLLFRHGEIIRKVPEATMVEELKKEIDAIVLEKEAEKEAAKANQV